From the genome of Palaemon carinicauda isolate YSFRI2023 chromosome 6, ASM3689809v2, whole genome shotgun sequence, one region includes:
- the LOC137643087 gene encoding THAP domain-containing protein 6-like, which yields MGIRYFTFPKEENTKEKWMHACKRADDVNWKGALICSVHFKAEDYADDMKYRLLGIEKPKNQRALKEEAIPSLFLPNGKCVSEKEEERCARAKKRGLKRTAQEMLCEIENSHSDFPGPEVSVQEVIPQPEESSEQNRIKQAEEVKKLKKKIEHLEKTNQELLKLVSLETEVTEPKFTLTEINKLFQPVLSTTQIKSLITNKSVSQWSDEDISLAFTPRSMSTKCYSYL from the exons atgggCATTCGTTATTTTactttcccaaaagaagaaaatacGAAGGAGAAATGGATGCACGCTTGCAAACGCGcagacgatgttaactggaagggtgctctaatttgttcagtccattttaaagcagaagACTATGCTGATGATATGAAGTACCGACTTCTGGGAATTGAAAAACCAAAAAATCAACGTGCACTCAAGGAAGAGGCAATTCCATCCCTTTTTTTACCTAATG GTAAATgtgtatctgaaaaggaagaagAGAGATGTGCACGAGCCAAAAAGCGAGGACTGAAGAGGACAGCCCAGGAAATGCTATGTGAAATAGAAAATTCTCATTCAGATTTTCCAGGTCCAGAAGTCTCTGTTCAAGAAGTTATTCCACAGCCTGAAGAAAGTTCCGAACAAAATAGAATTAAACAAGCAGAGGAAGTTAAAAAGctgaagaaaaagatagaacatttggaaaagaccaatcaagaactcctgaaactggttagtttggaaacggaagtgacagaacctaagttcacattaactgaaataaacaagttatttcaacctgtgctaagtaCAACACAGATAAAATCTCTTATAACTAATAAGTCTGTCAGTCAATGGagcgatgaagacatatcgttagctttcactcctagaagcatgagcaccaaatgctattcatatttgtga